The proteins below are encoded in one region of Candidatus Binataceae bacterium:
- the thrC gene encoding threonine synthase produces the protein MARGKQEGGKQGELSSAPLRLTRWPGLIEHYRRFLPVGASTPVVTLNEGNTPLIESPEIASRLGQNIKCYFKFEGVNPTGSFKDRGMTVAMSKARGEGARIAICASTGNTAASAAAYAGRAGMRAFVLIPKDAVALGKLSQSLMHGAGVIEIIGNFDICLKVVRDVAESDPVGIRLVNSVNPDRIAGQKTAAFEICDQLGDAPTHQFLPVGNAGNITAYWAGYQDYKAAGLAERLPKMMGYQAAGSAPIVLGHPIDDPHTVATAIKIGNPASWKGAEAARDESGGIIDLVTDAEILAAYRLIAAHGVFAEPASAASVAGALKYAASGALRPGSVVVCTLTGHGLKDPDTALKNLSNTIVVEPDVGKVLKIMQNG, from the coding sequence ATGGCGCGCGGAAAGCAGGAGGGCGGGAAGCAGGGCGAATTGTCGTCGGCGCCGCTGCGCCTGACGCGATGGCCAGGGCTTATTGAGCACTATCGCCGCTTCCTTCCGGTGGGCGCGAGCACGCCCGTCGTTACACTTAATGAAGGCAACACGCCGCTCATCGAGAGCCCCGAGATCGCGTCACGGCTCGGTCAAAACATCAAGTGTTACTTCAAATTCGAAGGCGTCAATCCCACCGGCTCGTTCAAGGACAGGGGGATGACGGTGGCCATGAGCAAGGCGCGCGGCGAGGGCGCGCGAATCGCGATCTGCGCCTCGACGGGCAACACGGCGGCGTCCGCCGCGGCATATGCCGGGCGCGCCGGGATGCGCGCGTTCGTGCTCATCCCCAAGGATGCGGTCGCGCTCGGCAAGCTCTCGCAGAGCCTGATGCATGGCGCCGGCGTGATCGAAATAATCGGCAACTTCGACATTTGCTTGAAGGTTGTGCGCGACGTTGCGGAGAGCGATCCGGTGGGAATCCGCCTGGTCAACAGCGTCAATCCGGACCGGATTGCCGGCCAGAAGACCGCGGCATTCGAGATTTGCGATCAGCTTGGCGACGCGCCGACCCATCAGTTTCTGCCCGTAGGCAACGCGGGCAACATCACGGCGTACTGGGCCGGCTACCAGGACTACAAGGCCGCCGGGCTCGCGGAGCGGTTGCCGAAGATGATGGGATATCAGGCGGCCGGGTCCGCGCCGATCGTGCTCGGCCATCCGATCGACGACCCGCATACGGTGGCGACCGCGATCAAGATCGGCAATCCGGCAAGCTGGAAGGGCGCGGAGGCCGCGCGCGACGAGTCGGGCGGAATAATCGACCTCGTAACCGACGCCGAAATTCTGGCTGCGTACCGGCTGATCGCGGCGCACGGAGTTTTCGCCGAGCCGGCATCGGCGGCCTCGGTGGCCGGCGCGCTCAAGTACGCCGCAAGCGGTGCGCTGCGCCCGGGCTCGGTCGTGGTCTGCACGCTGACCGGCCACGGCCTCAAGGACCCCGACACCGCGCTCAAGAATCTCAGCAACACGATCGTGGTCGAGCCCGACGTCGGCAAGGTGCTGAAAATCATGCAGAACGGATGA
- a CDS encoding 2-hydroxyacid dehydrogenase, translating into MSSPRVVMAGTGFTAVRQFLIEALPGVQLDQVEVATLRENGHAADVMLPAMSRIDGALMDRIRGLRLIQQWGAGLEGVDIAAATERRIAVANVPTPGTGNAESVAEWCVMAAIAISRRLPLAEENIRAGGTWGTPLGRAMMGRTAGIVGLGGIGQALALRLRPFGMRLIGLQRRPEPALAERLGMEWVGGPERLPELLRRADYLFLCVPLSEQTRQIVDEAALTMLPPQACIINAARGGLISTAAMLRALKEGRLMGVGLDVFEQEPLDPGSPLLGRPDVIATSHIAGVTDVSYRGIARGVAANIVRIMSGQVPHNCVNREALGA; encoded by the coding sequence GAGGTCGCGACGCTGCGCGAGAACGGGCACGCGGCGGACGTGATGCTGCCTGCGATGTCGCGGATTGACGGCGCGTTGATGGACCGTATCCGCGGCCTGCGGCTCATCCAGCAGTGGGGCGCGGGTCTCGAGGGCGTGGATATCGCGGCGGCCACCGAGCGCAGGATAGCGGTCGCCAACGTTCCCACGCCGGGCACCGGCAACGCCGAATCGGTCGCCGAATGGTGCGTGATGGCCGCAATCGCGATCAGCCGGCGGCTCCCCCTCGCCGAAGAGAATATCCGCGCCGGCGGGACGTGGGGCACGCCGCTTGGGCGCGCGATGATGGGCCGTACGGCGGGGATCGTCGGTCTCGGCGGAATCGGCCAGGCGCTGGCGTTGCGCTTGCGTCCGTTCGGAATGCGGCTAATCGGCCTGCAGCGCCGTCCCGAGCCCGCGCTCGCCGAGCGGCTCGGGATGGAATGGGTCGGCGGCCCGGAGCGGCTGCCCGAACTGTTGCGCCGCGCCGACTACCTGTTTCTTTGCGTTCCGCTGAGCGAGCAGACTCGCCAGATCGTCGATGAGGCGGCGCTCACGATGCTGCCGCCGCAGGCGTGCATCATCAATGCCGCACGCGGCGGCCTGATCAGCACCGCCGCGATGCTGCGGGCGCTCAAAGAAGGACGCCTGATGGGCGTCGGGCTGGACGTGTTCGAGCAGGAGCCGCTCGACCCCGGCTCACCGTTGCTCGGCCGCCCCGACGTTATCGCTACCTCGCACATCGCCGGCGTCACCGACGTTTCCTATCGCGGAATCGCGCGCGGCGTTGCGGCGAATATCGTCCGCATCATGTCGGGGCAGGTGCCGCACAACTGCGTCAACCGGGAGGCGCTTGGCGCCTAG
- a CDS encoding homoserine dehydrogenase gives MKAVRVALLGCGTVGEGVVKLMRRNAALHQRKLGVPLELVGVADRSLRPIPALGLTAKLITRDAAALVVRPDVDIVVELFGGIEPARSLILKSLAAGKDVVTANKALLAEHGEEIFAVAAKAGMAIGFEASVGGGVPIIRTLREALAGDRQRAVYGIVNGTCNSILTMMTEQGAEFSEALAEAQRTGLAEANPALDIEGHDAAHKLCLLVTLAFGALLKPPQVYTEGINRITQADIAFARELGFTIKLLAIAKEDGGMIEARVHPTMIPARHLLAGVGGAFNAIYIHGEALGSTMYFGLGAGQMPTATAVMADVLEIAWARAAGAGARGHALGYPMAAIGRARVKPMDAVLCEYYLRFEARDKPGVLGAIASVLGRNGISIASVIQQGRVVEGTVPVIMRTHEAEERNLKRALAQIKRLHTVSGTPVFIRIEERL, from the coding sequence TTGAAAGCGGTACGCGTAGCCCTGCTCGGATGCGGCACGGTGGGCGAGGGCGTGGTCAAGCTGATGCGCCGCAACGCGGCGCTGCATCAGCGCAAGCTCGGGGTTCCGCTCGAGCTGGTCGGCGTCGCCGACCGCAGCCTGAGGCCTATCCCCGCGCTCGGATTGACCGCCAAACTCATCACTCGCGACGCGGCGGCGCTGGTTGTGCGTCCCGACGTCGATATCGTGGTCGAGTTGTTCGGCGGGATCGAACCCGCCCGCTCGCTCATCCTGAAATCGCTCGCGGCGGGCAAGGACGTTGTAACCGCCAACAAGGCGCTGCTCGCGGAGCATGGCGAGGAGATTTTCGCCGTCGCGGCGAAGGCCGGGATGGCGATCGGCTTCGAGGCCAGCGTCGGCGGCGGCGTGCCGATCATCCGCACGCTGCGCGAAGCTCTGGCCGGCGACCGCCAGCGCGCCGTGTACGGCATCGTCAACGGCACCTGCAACTCGATCCTCACGATGATGACCGAGCAGGGCGCCGAGTTTTCCGAGGCGCTCGCCGAGGCCCAGCGCACGGGATTGGCGGAAGCCAATCCTGCCCTGGATATCGAGGGCCACGACGCCGCACACAAGCTCTGCCTGCTGGTGACGCTGGCCTTTGGCGCGCTGCTCAAACCTCCGCAGGTTTACACCGAAGGCATCAACCGCATCACGCAGGCCGATATCGCCTTCGCCCGCGAGCTTGGATTTACGATCAAGCTGCTCGCGATCGCAAAGGAAGACGGCGGGATGATCGAGGCACGGGTGCATCCCACGATGATCCCGGCGCGCCATCTGCTGGCCGGCGTCGGCGGTGCGTTCAACGCGATCTACATTCACGGCGAGGCGCTGGGCTCGACGATGTATTTCGGGCTGGGGGCGGGGCAGATGCCGACTGCGACGGCGGTGATGGCCGACGTGCTCGAGATCGCGTGGGCGCGCGCGGCCGGGGCGGGCGCGCGCGGCCATGCGCTGGGTTACCCGATGGCGGCGATAGGGCGGGCGCGTGTCAAGCCGATGGACGCCGTGCTATGCGAATACTATCTACGCTTCGAGGCGCGCGATAAGCCAGGCGTGCTCGGCGCAATCGCCTCGGTGCTCGGACGCAACGGAATTTCGATCGCGTCGGTCATTCAGCAGGGGCGCGTCGTAGAGGGCACGGTGCCGGTCATCATGCGGACCCACGAAGCCGAGGAGCGCAATCTCAAGCGCGCGCTCGCGCAGATCAAACGGCTTCACACCGTGAGCGGCACCCCCGTATTTATCCGGATCGAGGAGCGGCTGTAA
- a CDS encoding cofactor-independent phosphoglycerate mutase produces the protein MKYIIIHGDGMADWPCDELGGKTPLEAANKPNMDLLATRGELGLVATIPAGMPPGSDVGTMTMLGYDPARYHTGRAPIEAASQGIDLAPDDVVFRMNLVSLAPGTDGSPIMDDFTSGHITTEEAAAIVADLDARLAGDGIEFHSGVSYRHLMVWHGGPVAARLTPPHDITGRPIGPHLPAGEGAERLSTIMDRAAAILRAHPVNRARVAAGKPAATSVWFWGQGRRPVVPTLKERFGIEGSVISAVDLVNGLGRLAGLERIKVPGATGFLDTDYAAKARYGFESLKRRDFLLLHIEAPDEAGHMGRADLKREAIERIDELIIAPLLRELPALGDFRILLMPDHATPCKLKTHSNEPVPFAMLGAKSGPGAGARRYTEREAARTGVAVMDGYRLIESLLGTR, from the coding sequence ATGAAATACATCATCATTCACGGCGACGGTATGGCCGACTGGCCGTGCGACGAACTCGGCGGCAAGACTCCGCTGGAGGCGGCCAACAAGCCCAACATGGATCTGCTGGCGACCCGCGGCGAACTCGGCCTGGTCGCGACCATTCCGGCCGGGATGCCCCCGGGCAGCGACGTCGGCACGATGACGATGCTCGGTTACGATCCGGCGCGCTATCATACCGGCCGCGCGCCGATCGAGGCGGCCAGCCAGGGAATCGATCTTGCCCCCGACGACGTCGTGTTCCGGATGAACCTCGTCTCGCTCGCGCCCGGCACCGACGGCTCGCCGATAATGGACGACTTCACCTCGGGCCATATTACGACCGAGGAAGCGGCGGCGATCGTCGCCGACCTGGATGCGCGGCTTGCCGGCGACGGAATCGAATTCCATAGCGGCGTCAGCTACCGCCATCTGATGGTCTGGCACGGCGGACCCGTCGCGGCGCGCCTGACCCCGCCGCACGACATCACAGGCAGGCCGATTGGACCGCATCTGCCCGCGGGCGAAGGCGCTGAGCGCCTGAGCACGATCATGGATCGAGCGGCGGCGATTTTGCGCGCCCATCCGGTCAACCGCGCGCGTGTCGCCGCCGGCAAGCCGGCCGCGACGTCGGTGTGGTTCTGGGGGCAGGGCAGGCGCCCCGTGGTGCCGACGCTGAAGGAGCGCTTCGGTATCGAGGGCTCGGTAATTTCGGCGGTCGATCTGGTCAACGGGCTGGGCAGGCTCGCGGGCCTCGAGCGGATCAAGGTGCCGGGCGCGACCGGCTTCCTCGATACTGACTACGCGGCCAAGGCGCGTTACGGATTCGAGTCGCTCAAGCGGCGCGACTTCCTGCTGCTGCATATCGAAGCGCCGGATGAGGCGGGCCATATGGGGCGCGCGGATCTCAAGCGCGAGGCGATCGAGCGAATCGACGAACTGATCATCGCCCCGCTCCTGCGCGAGCTGCCGGCGCTCGGAGATTTCCGGATCTTGCTGATGCCCGACCATGCGACGCCGTGCAAACTTAAAACGCACTCGAACGAGCCGGTACCCTTTGCTATGCTCGGCGCGAAAAGCGGCCCGGGAGCAGGCGCGCGGCGCTACACCGAACGCGAAGCGGCGCGCACGGGCGTCGCGGTGATGGACGGTTACCGGCTGATCGAGTCGCTGCTCGGGACGCGCTAG
- the alaC gene encoding alanine transaminase, giving the protein MRESAPAGSYGRTMDFPRIKRLPPYVFNAIGELCLKARRAGEDIIDFGMGNPDAATPAHIVSKLVEAATKPPNHRYSVSRGVYKLRLAICDWYRRRHGVELDPDSEAIVTIGSKEGLAHLALAILDQGDVVLAPTPTYPIHQYGCIIAGAQVQGVPISRGEDFFDALMATVNRCWPRPKLLVMNFPHNPTTATVDLAFMKRVVEFARENEILVVHDFAYADLCFDGYQAPSMMQVAGAREVGVEFFTLSKSYNMPGWRVGFAVGNREMIGALARLKSYFDYGMFAPVQVAAIAALNGPQDCVGEIAELYRSRRDVLVDGLNRAGWPVAKPRATMFVWAPIPEPFREMGSLEFAKFLLAEAKVAVSPGVGFGADGDGFVRFALIENEHRTRQAIRGIRHALRMAPAGLRSHVAAAGS; this is encoded by the coding sequence GTGCGGGAGTCCGCGCCCGCAGGATCGTACGGGCGCACGATGGATTTTCCCAGGATAAAGCGGCTGCCACCTTACGTCTTCAACGCGATCGGCGAGCTTTGCCTGAAGGCGCGGCGCGCGGGCGAGGACATCATCGACTTCGGCATGGGCAATCCCGACGCCGCCACGCCGGCGCATATCGTGTCCAAGCTGGTCGAGGCGGCGACCAAGCCGCCCAACCATCGCTACTCGGTCTCGCGCGGCGTGTACAAGCTGCGGCTTGCGATCTGCGACTGGTACCGCCGCCGCCACGGCGTCGAGCTCGATCCGGATTCCGAGGCGATCGTCACGATCGGCTCCAAGGAGGGTCTCGCGCATCTGGCGCTCGCGATCCTCGATCAGGGCGACGTGGTGCTGGCGCCGACACCGACCTATCCGATTCATCAGTACGGATGCATCATCGCGGGCGCGCAGGTGCAGGGCGTGCCGATCAGCCGCGGCGAGGATTTTTTCGATGCACTGATGGCGACGGTCAACCGATGCTGGCCGCGGCCCAAGCTGCTGGTGATGAACTTTCCGCACAACCCGACCACCGCGACCGTCGACCTCGCGTTCATGAAGCGGGTGGTCGAGTTCGCGCGCGAGAACGAAATTCTGGTCGTTCACGATTTCGCATACGCCGACTTGTGCTTCGACGGCTACCAGGCGCCCTCGATGATGCAGGTGGCGGGCGCGCGCGAGGTCGGAGTCGAATTTTTCACGCTCTCCAAGAGCTACAACATGCCCGGATGGCGCGTCGGCTTTGCGGTCGGCAACCGGGAAATGATCGGCGCGCTCGCGCGGCTCAAGTCCTACTTCGACTATGGGATGTTCGCGCCAGTGCAGGTAGCGGCGATCGCCGCCCTTAACGGGCCGCAGGATTGCGTCGGCGAGATCGCCGAGCTTTATCGCAGCCGGCGCGACGTGTTGGTGGACGGGCTTAACCGCGCCGGATGGCCGGTCGCCAAGCCGCGCGCCACCATGTTCGTGTGGGCGCCGATCCCCGAGCCCTTTCGCGAGATGGGCTCGCTCGAATTCGCCAAGTTCCTGCTCGCCGAGGCCAAGGTCGCGGTGTCGCCCGGCGTCGGCTTCGGCGCCGACGGCGACGGCTTCGTGCGGTTCGCACTCATCGAGAACGAGCATCGCACCCGCCAGGCGATCCGCGGAATCCGCCATGCGCTCCGCATGGCGCCGGCCGGGCTGCGTTCGCACGTCGCGGCCGCGGGTTCCTAG
- the glpX gene encoding class II fructose-bisphosphatase: protein MERNLALEVVRATEAAALAVARFIGRGDERAADRAACDAMRKALNSIAFDGKIVIGEGEQGSTDQLYIGEIVGTGAGPEVDVALDALEGPHIAASGAPNALSCIALAERGKVLTCPDTYMEKIACGPFGRGVIDIDRSPSDNLKALAEAKNVYVEDLRVAILDRPRHEKLIGEVRRAGAGIKLLSAGDLAAAVATTRPESEIDLLIGVGGAHQGVLAAAAIRSAGGEMQARFAPRNQQEAEACLSCGLLDLKRRLPLEELAGDNVMFAATGVTTGDYLSGVRFFSGGAHTNSVMMRSKTRTVRYIEAFHHFDFKPEY, encoded by the coding sequence ATGGAGCGAAATCTCGCGCTTGAAGTTGTTCGTGCCACTGAGGCGGCGGCGCTCGCCGTCGCGCGTTTTATCGGACGCGGTGACGAGCGGGCAGCTGATCGCGCCGCCTGCGATGCGATGCGCAAGGCGCTCAATTCGATCGCCTTCGACGGCAAGATCGTAATCGGCGAGGGCGAACAGGGCTCGACCGACCAGCTCTACATCGGCGAGATCGTCGGCACCGGCGCCGGACCGGAGGTTGACGTTGCGCTCGACGCGCTCGAGGGGCCGCATATCGCGGCGTCGGGCGCTCCCAATGCGCTTTCCTGCATCGCGCTAGCCGAACGCGGCAAAGTGCTCACCTGTCCCGATACCTACATGGAAAAGATCGCCTGCGGCCCGTTCGGTCGCGGCGTGATCGATATCGACCGCTCCCCCAGCGACAATCTGAAGGCGCTGGCCGAGGCCAAGAATGTTTACGTCGAGGACTTGCGCGTTGCGATCCTCGACCGTCCGCGCCACGAGAAGCTGATCGGCGAGGTGCGGCGCGCCGGCGCGGGAATCAAACTGCTCTCGGCCGGCGACCTGGCCGCGGCGGTCGCCACCACGCGGCCGGAAAGCGAAATCGACCTGCTGATCGGCGTCGGCGGGGCGCATCAGGGCGTGCTTGCCGCTGCGGCGATCCGTTCGGCGGGCGGCGAGATGCAGGCGCGCTTCGCGCCCCGCAATCAGCAGGAGGCCGAGGCCTGCCTGAGCTGCGGCCTGCTGGATTTGAAGCGGCGGCTGCCGCTCGAGGAACTGGCCGGCGACAACGTGATGTTCGCCGCGACCGGCGTCACCACGGGCGACTATCTATCGGGCGTGCGGTTTTTTTCCGGCGGCGCGCATACCAACAGCGTGATGATGCGTTCGAAGACCCGCACCGTGCGCTACATCGAGGCGTTCCATCACTTCGACTTCAAGCCCGAATACTGA
- a CDS encoding class I SAM-dependent methyltransferase, whose product MTDFAYVGTELDLFAGARTWKSYVRSHLRPFLTGEVLEVGAGIGAATAAFNDGTARRWVCLEPDRALAERIRPGLPSKLANCEVVVGSLADFTPEERFDCVLYMDVLEHIEADGPEVARAAAHLKPNGALAVLSPALAWLFTPFDAAIGHYRRYSKNSLRSIAPPGVREAKCVYLDSAGLLASLGNKLFLRSPTPSEAQIRFWDRFMVPISRITDRLVAYAIGRSILMVWRKEA is encoded by the coding sequence ATGACTGATTTCGCCTATGTCGGCACCGAGCTCGACCTGTTCGCGGGCGCGAGAACCTGGAAGTCGTATGTGCGCTCCCATCTGCGTCCGTTCCTGACCGGCGAGGTCCTGGAGGTGGGAGCCGGAATCGGCGCCGCAACTGCGGCTTTCAATGACGGCACGGCGCGCCGATGGGTCTGCTTGGAACCGGACCGCGCGCTCGCCGAGCGAATCAGGCCCGGACTTCCGTCGAAGCTCGCGAACTGCGAGGTCGTCGTCGGAAGCCTCGCCGACTTCACTCCCGAAGAGCGCTTCGATTGCGTCCTGTACATGGACGTTCTCGAACATATCGAGGCCGACGGTCCCGAGGTTGCCCGTGCGGCAGCGCATCTGAAGCCCAACGGCGCGCTGGCGGTGCTGTCGCCCGCGCTTGCGTGGCTGTTCACGCCGTTCGACGCGGCCATCGGTCACTACCGCCGCTATTCGAAGAATTCGCTGCGTTCGATCGCCCCGCCGGGCGTGCGCGAAGCGAAATGCGTCTACCTGGATTCGGCCGGATTGCTCGCGTCGCTGGGAAACAAGCTGTTTTTGCGCTCGCCAACGCCGAGCGAGGCGCAGATTCGTTTCTGGGACCGCTTCATGGTGCCGATCTCGAGGATCACCGATCGGCTTGTGGCGTACGCGATCGGGAGATCGATCCTGATGGTGTGGCGCAAGGAAGCGTAG